A section of the Phacochoerus africanus isolate WHEZ1 chromosome 4, ROS_Pafr_v1, whole genome shotgun sequence genome encodes:
- the LOC125124183 gene encoding olfactory receptor 2T2-like yields MVAFHQNSTDFILLGLITHPTFPGLIFAVVFSIFLVAVTANVVMILLIHTDSRLHTPMYFLLSQLSIMDTVYICITVPKMLHDLFSKEKTISFPGCAVQIFLYLTLIGGEFFLLGLMAYNRYVAVCNPLRYPLLMNRRICLLMVVGSWIGGSLDGFMLTPFTMSFPYCGSRKINHFFCEIPAVLKLSCVDTSVYETLMYACCVLMLLIPISIISVSYTRILLTIHQMNSAEGRRKAFATCSFHIMMVIIFYGAAFYTNVLPHSYHTPEKDKIVSASYTILTPMLNPLIYSLRNKDVTTALRRLMGRYASSQKVRVEDVPRKY; encoded by the coding sequence ATGGTGGCATTTCACCAGAACTCCACTGACTTCATCCTCTTGGGCCTCATCACACATCCTACATTCCCAGGGCTTATCTTTGCTGTGGTCTTCTCCATCTTTTTGGTGGCTGTAACAGCCAATGTGGTCATGATTCTGCTCATCCACACAGATTCCCGTcttcacacacccatgtacttcttgcTTAGCCAACTCTCCATCATGGACACTGTCTACATTTGCATCACTGTCCCCAAGATGCTGCATGACCTCTTCTCCAAGGAAAAGACCATCTCCTTCCCGGGCTGTGCAGTTCAGATCTTTCTCTATCTGACCCTGATTGGAGGGGAATTCTTCCTGCTGGGCCTCATGGCGTATAACCGGTACGTGGCTGTGTGCAACCCTCTTCGATACCCTCTCCTTATGAACCGTAGGATTTGCTTGCTTATGGTGGTGGGCTCCTGGATTGGTGGTTCCTTGGATGGATTCATGCTGACTCCCTTTACTATGAGTTTCCCCTACTGTGGGTCCCGAAAGATCAACCACTTTTTCTGTGAGATACCAGCGGTACTGAAGCTATCATGTGTTGACACATCAGTCTACGAGACCCTCATGTATGCCTGCTGTGTGCTGATGCTGCTTATCCCTATATCCATTATCTCTGTCTCCTACACTCGCATCCTGCTCACCATTCATCAGATGAACTCTGCTGAGGGCCGGAGAAAAGCCTTTGCAACCTGTTCCTTCCATATTATGATGGTGATCATTTTCTATGGGGCAGCCTTCTACACCAATGTGCTGCCCCATTCATACCACacaccagagaaagacaaaattgtATCTGCCTCCTACACCATCCTCACACCAATGCTCAACCCACTCATCTACAGCTTGAGAAACAAAGATGTGACCACAGCGTTAAGGAGGCTGATGGGGAGATATGCTTCCTCCCAGAAAGTCAGAGTAGAGGATGTGCCCAGGAAATACTAG